In one window of Gammaproteobacteria bacterium DNA:
- a CDS encoding DUF2956 domain-containing protein — protein sequence MAKFNKKQPVSEEVVNDALGMAKATQKPGQTKEQTKLIAQGIQKGIEQYKKQHKVKVRQQDKLRKKRQEPSAEAVAEEPIVVSNTISWTPWVLLGLSWLGFALTIWLKPGA from the coding sequence ATGGCCAAATTTAATAAAAAGCAGCCAGTGTCCGAAGAAGTTGTTAACGACGCACTGGGCATGGCTAAAGCGACCCAAAAGCCGGGCCAAACCAAAGAGCAAACGAAGTTAATTGCTCAAGGCATTCAAAAAGGTATTGAACAATATAAAAAGCAGCACAAAGTTAAAGTGCGTCAACAAGACAAACTGCGAAAGAAACGTCAAGAGCCCAGTGCTGAGGCTGTTGCTGAAGAACCAATCGTTGTCTCCAACACAATTAGCTGGACGCCTTGGGTATTGCTGGGCTTATCTTGGCTTGGTTTTGCGCTAACTATTTGGCTTAAGCCCGGAGCATAA
- the def gene encoding peptide deformylase yields the protein MQNQLPIAKLGDPVLRQIAQPVTKIANHDIQQLIDDLLSTVVALDGVGIAAPQVHHSKRIFVVCSRPNVRYPDAPLMSPTVMINPRLVSVGEQQQKDWEGCLSVPALRGLVPRYNQIEVSYLDRHGQAHNRHYSGFVARIFQHELDHLDGLTFIDRLESTKDLYSESEWARQFVT from the coding sequence ATGCAAAATCAGTTACCTATTGCTAAATTAGGCGACCCTGTTTTACGCCAAATAGCGCAACCAGTCACCAAGATAGCGAATCACGATATTCAACAACTAATCGACGACTTGTTAAGCACCGTGGTTGCGCTCGATGGCGTCGGCATTGCAGCCCCACAGGTCCACCACAGTAAACGGATCTTTGTCGTATGTTCACGTCCCAATGTTCGCTATCCTGACGCGCCTTTAATGAGCCCGACAGTAATGATTAATCCCCGCCTAGTCAGCGTTGGTGAGCAACAGCAAAAAGATTGGGAAGGCTGCTTAAGTGTGCCGGCCTTACGCGGACTGGTGCCAAGGTATAATCAAATTGAAGTTAGCTACCTTGACCGTCATGGCCAAGCGCATAACCGCCATTACAGTGGTTTTGTGGCCCGGATATTTCAACACGAACTCGACCACCTTGACGGTTTAACCTTTATTGATCGACTTGAATCAACTAAAGATTTGTATAGCGAAAGCGAGTGGGCCCGCCAGTTTGTCACTTAA
- a CDS encoding malate synthase G, with product MTQRINVGELNVAQSLFDFVNHEALPGLGLDQKNFWLAFSKLVTQLAPRNAQLLAKREQLQHQIDQWHQENDYDFTAYKAFLEQIGYLLPQADDFKITTSNVDPEMATMAGPQLVVPVMNSRFALNAANARWGSLYDALYGTDAISEADGAEKGTAYNPVRGNKVIAFGRQLLDTSAPLINASHKDAVSYQIIDGGLSVKLNNNELTTLAEPTQLVGFNGDAATPTAILLNKNGLHLEVVIDATSQIGQTDKAAVSDILVEAALTTIMDCEDSIAAVDAADKVTVYRNWLGLMKGDLTQEMTKGGQSFTRTLNSDRHYNDPQGNDISLKGRSLMFVRNVGHLMTNEAIIDNAGNEVPEGILDAMMTSLISLHDVQGNGRFSNTTTGSIYIVKPKMHGPEEVAFANDLFNAVEDILGVARFTIKMGIMDEERRTTVNLKQCIAAAAQRVVFINTGFLDRTGDEIHTSMEAGPMIRKGEMKAAPWISAYENWNVDTGLACGLSGKAQIGKGMWAIPDQMANMLEVKIAHPLAGANTAWVPSPTAAVLHALHYHQVDVFAQQQQLMQREVANIDDILSIPLATNPNWTSQEIEQELDNNAQGILGYVVRWVDAGIGCSKVPDINNVGLMEDRATLRISSQHMANWLHHDICSKEQVLASMKKMALVVDKQNSGDPTYQAMATDFENNIAFQAACELVFEGRKQPSGYTEPVLHRCRIQAKAAQ from the coding sequence ATGACGCAGCGTATTAATGTCGGCGAACTCAATGTCGCACAGAGCTTATTTGATTTTGTTAATCACGAAGCATTACCGGGACTAGGACTGGACCAGAAAAATTTTTGGTTGGCTTTTTCTAAACTAGTAACGCAGTTAGCGCCGCGAAATGCGCAGTTATTAGCAAAGCGTGAACAATTACAGCATCAAATAGATCAATGGCATCAAGAAAATGACTATGATTTTACTGCGTACAAAGCCTTTTTAGAGCAAATTGGCTATTTGTTACCTCAAGCAGATGATTTTAAAATTACTACCAGCAATGTTGACCCTGAAATGGCGACAATGGCAGGACCACAATTAGTGGTGCCGGTGATGAATTCACGATTTGCACTTAATGCCGCCAATGCTCGTTGGGGCTCATTGTATGATGCGCTATATGGTACCGATGCTATTAGCGAAGCCGATGGTGCTGAAAAGGGCACAGCTTATAATCCGGTACGTGGTAATAAAGTAATAGCGTTTGGGCGCCAATTGCTCGATACATCAGCCCCGCTGATTAATGCGAGCCATAAAGATGCGGTGAGTTATCAGATAATTGATGGTGGCTTAAGCGTTAAGCTGAACAACAATGAGCTAACCACTTTAGCTGAGCCAACGCAGTTGGTTGGTTTTAATGGTGACGCAGCAACGCCAACCGCTATTTTATTAAACAAAAACGGCTTGCACTTAGAAGTGGTGATTGACGCAACCAGCCAAATTGGCCAAACCGATAAAGCAGCGGTTAGTGACATTTTAGTCGAAGCGGCATTAACTACTATTATGGATTGCGAAGATTCAATTGCTGCTGTCGATGCAGCCGATAAAGTGACGGTATATCGTAACTGGCTTGGATTAATGAAAGGTGATTTAACCCAGGAGATGACCAAAGGCGGTCAAAGCTTTACCCGTACCTTAAATAGTGACCGTCACTATAACGATCCACAAGGCAATGACATTAGCCTTAAGGGCCGTAGTTTGATGTTTGTCCGTAATGTTGGCCACTTGATGACCAACGAAGCGATTATAGATAATGCTGGCAACGAAGTGCCTGAAGGTATTTTAGATGCAATGATGACCTCATTAATTTCGTTGCATGATGTTCAGGGCAATGGCCGTTTTAGCAATACCACTACCGGCTCTATTTACATTGTTAAGCCGAAAATGCATGGCCCCGAAGAAGTGGCTTTTGCTAACGACTTATTTAATGCGGTTGAAGATATTTTAGGGGTGGCACGTTTTACGATTAAAATGGGCATTATGGATGAAGAGCGCAGAACCACGGTTAACCTAAAACAATGTATCGCTGCCGCAGCACAACGCGTCGTATTTATTAATACTGGCTTTTTAGACCGTACTGGCGATGAAATCCATACGTCAATGGAAGCTGGGCCAATGATCCGCAAAGGCGAAATGAAAGCGGCTCCTTGGATTAGCGCGTACGAAAACTGGAATGTTGATACCGGACTTGCTTGTGGTCTTAGTGGCAAAGCGCAAATAGGTAAGGGCATGTGGGCGATACCGGATCAAATGGCTAATATGTTGGAGGTGAAAATTGCGCATCCCTTAGCGGGTGCTAATACCGCTTGGGTGCCTTCACCAACGGCAGCAGTATTACATGCACTGCATTATCATCAGGTCGATGTTTTTGCGCAGCAGCAGCAATTAATGCAACGAGAAGTCGCCAATATTGATGATATATTGTCGATTCCGCTGGCGACTAATCCAAATTGGACCAGTCAAGAGATTGAGCAAGAGCTAGACAACAACGCGCAAGGTATTTTGGGTTATGTGGTGCGTTGGGTCGATGCTGGCATTGGCTGTTCAAAAGTACCAGACATTAACAATGTTGGCTTGATGGAAGATCGCGCAACCTTGCGAATATCTTCTCAGCATATGGCTAATTGGCTCCATCATGACATTTGCAGCAAAGAGCAAGTGCTGGCGTCGATGAAAAAGATGGCGCTAGTGGTGGATAAGCAAAACAGTGGTGACCCAACTTATCAAGCAATGGCTACTGATTTTGAAAACAATATTGCATTTCAAGCGGCTTGCGAATTAGTGTTTGAAGGACGAAAGCAGCCTAGCGGTTACACTGAACCCGTGTTGCATCGCTGCCGGATTCAAGCCAAAGCTGCACAGTAA
- a CDS encoding DMT family transporter, translated as MLWIFFTLFAAFMQSWRNAFQSFLSKEVKVAGVTLARFIWASPLAAIYLGALYWWQPAQLPDFNAKFLLFIGGASLAQILATALMVRLFKLNNFAIGAGLAKSEAIVAAILGTIFFGTSLTLLGWGGVLVGGFAILLMSSNKAGGLRSLSWQTFLLGVACGTAFALTSLWVREASLTQDLPVLHRAAWVLLLVISLQTVILLLYLAVKDRATIHALWQRPKLTVLTSVTSCLGSIGWFSAMSIQAVPYVKTLGQVEVFFMMLITTFWLKEKIKIKDGIGLMLIALAATMVMWT; from the coding sequence ATGTTGTGGATTTTCTTCACTTTATTCGCTGCATTTATGCAGTCTTGGCGTAATGCATTTCAGAGTTTTCTCAGTAAAGAAGTGAAAGTAGCAGGGGTTACACTGGCCCGGTTTATATGGGCTAGCCCATTGGCAGCGATCTACCTTGGCGCTTTATATTGGTGGCAGCCTGCGCAACTGCCAGACTTTAATGCCAAGTTTTTACTGTTTATTGGTGGCGCCTCGTTGGCGCAAATTCTTGCAACAGCGTTAATGGTCCGGTTATTTAAGCTCAACAACTTTGCGATTGGCGCTGGGCTGGCTAAAAGTGAAGCGATAGTCGCGGCGATTTTAGGCACGATATTTTTCGGTACATCATTAACTTTGCTTGGCTGGGGCGGGGTATTGGTCGGTGGTTTTGCGATATTATTGATGAGCAGTAATAAAGCTGGCGGCCTGCGAAGCTTGTCATGGCAAACGTTTTTACTTGGCGTTGCTTGTGGCACTGCGTTTGCGCTAACTTCGTTGTGGGTACGTGAAGCGAGTTTAACCCAAGACTTACCGGTGCTGCATCGTGCTGCTTGGGTTCTATTACTGGTTATTTCACTGCAAACGGTTATCTTATTGCTGTACTTAGCCGTTAAAGACCGCGCAACGATTCACGCATTATGGCAACGACCAAAGTTAACCGTATTAACGAGTGTTACTAGCTGCTTGGGTTCAATTGGTTGGTTTAGTGCAATGTCAATTCAAGCGGTGCCCTATGTCAAAACGCTAGGTCAGGTAGAGGTGTTTTTCATGATGCTTATCACGACCTTTTGGCTTAAAGAAAAGATCAAAATAAAAGACGGCATCGGTTTAATGCTCATTGCACTAGCAGCGACTATGGTGATGTGGACCTAA
- a CDS encoding phosphoglycolate phosphatase: MQFQDKQVLLFDLDGTLVDSAPDLALAINDMLGQLGRETFSEQTIRNWVGNGAQVLVQRALAGNADSSINVEPQMLESALALFLASYRANVCVTTVLYPGVLETLKLLKSQGYRLAVITNKPECFIAPILEGLAINHYFELIIGGDTLAKRKPDPLQLQHACQQLKVSHEQCVMVGDSKNDILAAQAANIQSVGLTYGYNYGEDIALYQPDLVLQDFAQLSAALQCTAGALNGQI, from the coding sequence TTGCAGTTTCAGGACAAACAAGTATTACTATTTGATTTAGATGGCACTTTAGTTGATAGCGCGCCTGATTTAGCGCTGGCAATTAACGATATGTTAGGGCAGTTGGGACGTGAAACTTTCAGTGAGCAGACCATTCGTAATTGGGTTGGCAACGGCGCTCAAGTGTTAGTTCAGCGCGCATTAGCTGGCAATGCCGATAGTTCGATTAACGTCGAACCGCAAATGCTTGAATCGGCGTTAGCACTATTTTTGGCCAGTTACCGGGCCAATGTTTGTGTTACAACGGTCTTATATCCTGGGGTGCTAGAGACGCTAAAGTTACTCAAGTCACAAGGTTATCGTCTGGCTGTCATTACCAATAAACCTGAATGTTTTATTGCACCAATTCTTGAAGGTTTAGCAATTAATCATTACTTTGAACTGATTATTGGTGGCGATACGTTAGCGAAACGTAAACCAGATCCGTTGCAGCTGCAGCATGCTTGTCAGCAGCTTAAAGTCAGCCATGAGCAATGTGTGATGGTCGGAGATTCTAAAAATGATATTTTGGCGGCTCAGGCGGCTAACATTCAATCGGTTGGCTTAACTTATGGTTATAACTACGGGGAAGATATTGCGTTATACCAGCCCGATTTAGTGCTGCAAGATTTTGCGCAATTAAGCGCTGCCCTACAATGCACTGCCGGAGCGCTCAATGGCCAAATTTAA
- a CDS encoding YbaM family protein encodes MTQHAKTDLSTLEQAPPHIQLAVDLIQLLESNQVDDQLAIAALEIVLSDFKSKVATNNS; translated from the coding sequence ATGACCCAACATGCCAAAACTGACCTTTCAACACTTGAACAAGCGCCGCCGCATATCCAGCTAGCGGTTGATTTAATCCAATTGCTTGAATCGAATCAGGTCGATGACCAACTGGCCATCGCCGCCTTAGAAATAGTGCTTAGTGACTTTAAGAGTAAAGTTGCTACTAACAACAGTTAG